In a genomic window of Aggregatimonas sangjinii:
- a CDS encoding DUF1569 domain-containing protein, producing the protein MQSLFDTNTYEQVLKRIDNLSEDSERQWGKMTVGQMAWHCQFPFKIGVKNKKEGNGNLFVKLFFKKSMYNDKPWRKNLPTAPSLKTKEDKNLEIEKSKLKQLVTDFHQCKTRTDWNPHPIFGKLTHDQWGMMQFKHIDHHLTQFGV; encoded by the coding sequence ATGCAATCGCTCTTTGATACCAACACCTATGAACAGGTCTTAAAAAGAATCGATAACCTCAGCGAGGATTCGGAACGCCAATGGGGCAAAATGACGGTCGGCCAAATGGCATGGCATTGCCAGTTCCCGTTCAAAATCGGAGTAAAGAACAAAAAAGAGGGAAACGGCAATCTATTCGTAAAACTGTTTTTTAAAAAGTCGATGTACAATGATAAACCTTGGCGCAAAAACCTACCGACCGCACCATCCTTGAAAACGAAGGAGGACAAGAACCTGGAAATAGAAAAAAGCAAACTCAAACAATTGGTCACCGACTTTCACCAATGCAAAACGCGAACCGATTGGAACCCACATCCGATATTCGGAAAACTCACCCATGACCAATGGGGTATGATGCAGTTCAAACATATAGACCATCATCTCACACAGTTTGGGGTCTAG